The following proteins are co-located in the Palaemon carinicauda isolate YSFRI2023 chromosome 3, ASM3689809v2, whole genome shotgun sequence genome:
- the LOC137638018 gene encoding crustacyanin-C1 subunit-like, with the protein MKHVYLSLVALLVGPSVVRSAPDFVKEGSCPIVNEAVLWQRQQPNHWQMDGNWYQHSRTPNPFDPFSRCVQWRLEYIGGAFRTTSNGVDAAGAPIRTLGSLFYDPQGPRLLVTHEGAPPAPLVVLATDYQNYACFYACKDVQRRFYGDFGFIFSRTPKMDPRHVKVCQEAFAKIGVDSSTFEQTPQGDNCPYEETQAI; encoded by the exons ATGAAGCACGTCTACTTGTCCCTGGTGGCCCTTCTTGTGGGCCCCTCTGTGGTCAGAAGTGCCCCGGACTTCGTGAAAGAGGGGTCCTGCCCAATAGTGAATGAGGCAGTACTTTGGCAACGGCAGCAACCGAACCACTGGCAG ATGGATGGAAACTGGTATCAGCATTCACGCACACCCAACCCTTTTGACCCTTTCTCCAGATGTGTGCAGTGGAGACTGGAATACA TTGGAGGCGCTTTCCGAACAACCTCGAATGGCGTCGATGCAGCAGGAGCTCCTATAAGGACTCTAGGATCCCTCTTCTACGATCCCCAGGGGCCACGCCTTTTAGTTACTCACGAAGGAG CTCCGCCAGCACCTTTGGTTGTGCTCGCCACCGATTACCAGAACTACGCCTGCTTCTATGCTTGCAAGGACGTCCAGAGAAGGTTCTACGGAGACTTCGGCTTCATTTTCTCCCGAACCCCCAAAATGGATCCACGTCATGTGAAAGTTTGCCAAGAGGCCTTTGCCAAAATTGGTGTAGATTCGTCAACTTTCGAACAGACTCCTCAGGGAGACAATTGCCCCTACGAGGAGACTCAGGCCATTTGA